A genomic window from Anguilla rostrata isolate EN2019 chromosome 14, ASM1855537v3, whole genome shotgun sequence includes:
- the zmat1 gene encoding zinc finger matrin-type protein 1 isoform X3, with protein sequence MASLSAAVSSSDVLKSLLGSDFCHICGAVLQFESQRVSHYEGKKHAQKVRLYLQTKRHEEGMNSELTVFQQKDGSVDRDRFCQLCNMVFSAPVVAKSHYEGKVHAKNLRKLGIHPTVPATPQSGDPAPQGSPLAPSSQEEGEKEEKEEVEEDEGRAGAGAPAEGVDLSDPGKHCRLCAASFNNPLMARQHYSGRKHQRNQARRRALQQLAEQGRPGAHLASLTFCCPVCNKTFCSVEMYQAHMQGNKHQQKEMKVADMMCKSQRKVYDSFQDELADYIQVQKARGLEPRTQRAAERGEGREEEQEGGNEGEAEEREGPREEGEAFGGLAGPALGVAAPPPALFHPPSWCPPFPPPAPRPRFGPRAPEGPPWGRGFPPMAPPFMAAGAGAGSRSRAHRRGAGGDGGGARGRPRRRRGSRERSSSSSSSSSSSSYSSSSSTSSSSSSDGHSRRERRRKRVRKERGKRARDQDSEEDEKRRERRARPQGRKSRRSGEKRREEGPRAKRRREAEEEVGGAQATERGEEAREEEPAAAGETKERVKAEKGPGREGKHKHHREKKRTKERTGGTDTRTEEERLWDESILGLA encoded by the exons ctgcagTGAGCTCCAGTGATGTGCTGAAGAGTCTGCTCGGCAGTGACTTCTGTCACATATGCGGCGCTGTGCTGCAGTTTGAGTCGCAGAGAGTCTCGCATTATGAG GGGAAGAAGCATGCCCAAAAGGTGCGACTGTACCTGCAGACGAAGAGACACGAGGAAGGGATGAACAGCGAGCTCACCGTTTTTCAG CAGAAGGACGGGTCGGTGGACCGGGACCGGTTCTGTCAGCTCTGTAACATGGTCTTCAGCGCCCCCGTGGTGGCCAAGTCGCACTACGAGGGCAAAGTCCACGCCAAGAACCTCAGGAAGCTGGGCATTCACCCCACTGTCCCCGCAACTCCCCAGTCAG GGGACCCAGCCCCCCAGGGCTCTCCTCTGGCTCCCAGCTcccaggaggagggagagaaggaggagaaggaggaagtggaggaggatgaggggcgggcgggggcgggggctccGGCGGAGGGGGTGGACCTGAGCGACCCCGGAAAGCACTGCCGCCTGTGCGCGGCCTCCTTCAACAACCCGCTCATGGCCCGGCAGCACTACAGCGGCCGCAAGCACCAGCGCAACCAGGCCCGCCGCCGCGCCCTGCAGCAGCTGGCCGAGCAGGGCCGGCCCGGCGCCCACCTCG CTTCCCTCACCTTCTGCTGCCCAGTGTGTAATAAGACGTTCTGCTCTGTGGAGATGTACCAGGCCCACATGCAAGGGAACAAGCATCAGCAGAA AGAGATGAAGGTGGCCGACATGATGTGCAAGTCCCAGAGGAAAGTGTACGACTCCTTCCAGGACGAGCTGGCCGACTACATCCAGGTGCAGAAGGCCAGGGGCCTGGAGCCCAGGACCCAGAGAGCGGCGGAGCGAGgggagggcagagaggaggagcaggagggggggaaCGAGGGAGAGGCGGAGGAGCGTGAAGGGCCCCGTGAGGAAGGAGAGGCCTTTGGCGGTTTGGCGGGTCCAGCGCTGGGCGTggcggcccctccccccgcgctCTTTCACCCCCCTTCCTGGTGCCCGCCGTTTCCGCCGCCCGCTCCCCGGCCGCGCTTCGGGCCCCGGGCTCCCGAGGGCCCGCCCTGGGGGCGCGGCTTCCCGCCGATGGCCCCGCCCTTCATGGCGGCCGGCGCGGGGGCGGGCTCGAGGAGCCGAGCGCACAGACGGGGAGCGGGCGGCGACGGCGGGGGAGCCCGGGGGAGGCCACGGAGACGGCGGGGGAGCCGCGAGCgatccagctcctcctcctcctcctcctcctcttcctcatactcctcctcctccagcacaagcagcagcagcagcagcgacggtcacagcaggagagagaggaggaggaagagggtgaggaaggagagggggaagagagccAGGGATCAGGACTCGGAGGAGGacgagaagaggagggagaggagggccAGGCCGCaggggaggaagagcaggaggtcCGGGGAGAAGAGACGGGAGGAGGGACCGCGGGCGAAGAGGAGGcgagaggcggaggaggaggtgggaggagctcaGGCGACggagcggggggaggaggcCCGGGAGGAAgagccggcggcggcgggggagacgaaagaaagagtgaaagcGGAGAAAGGCCCGGGGAGGGAGGGCAAGCACAAGCACcacagagagaagaagagaacgAAGGAAAGGACGGGCGGAACGGACACGcggacggaggaggagaggctgtgGGACGAGTCCATCCTGGGGCTCGCCTGA
- the zmat1 gene encoding zinc finger matrin-type protein 1 isoform X1, which yields MEPESASVPLLGEAHFENSQISALESASVPDADTVKNTHNTYKTQSEAAVSSSDVLKSLLGSDFCHICGAVLQFESQRVSHYEGKKHAQKVRLYLQTKRHEEGMNSELTVFQQKDGSVDRDRFCQLCNMVFSAPVVAKSHYEGKVHAKNLRKLGIHPTVPATPQSGDPAPQGSPLAPSSQEEGEKEEKEEVEEDEGRAGAGAPAEGVDLSDPGKHCRLCAASFNNPLMARQHYSGRKHQRNQARRRALQQLAEQGRPGAHLASLTFCCPVCNKTFCSVEMYQAHMQGNKHQQKEMKVADMMCKSQRKVYDSFQDELADYIQVQKARGLEPRTQRAAERGEGREEEQEGGNEGEAEEREGPREEGEAFGGLAGPALGVAAPPPALFHPPSWCPPFPPPAPRPRFGPRAPEGPPWGRGFPPMAPPFMAAGAGAGSRSRAHRRGAGGDGGGARGRPRRRRGSRERSSSSSSSSSSSSYSSSSSTSSSSSSDGHSRRERRRKRVRKERGKRARDQDSEEDEKRRERRARPQGRKSRRSGEKRREEGPRAKRRREAEEEVGGAQATERGEEAREEEPAAAGETKERVKAEKGPGREGKHKHHREKKRTKERTGGTDTRTEEERLWDESILGLA from the exons ctgcagTGAGCTCCAGTGATGTGCTGAAGAGTCTGCTCGGCAGTGACTTCTGTCACATATGCGGCGCTGTGCTGCAGTTTGAGTCGCAGAGAGTCTCGCATTATGAG GGGAAGAAGCATGCCCAAAAGGTGCGACTGTACCTGCAGACGAAGAGACACGAGGAAGGGATGAACAGCGAGCTCACCGTTTTTCAG CAGAAGGACGGGTCGGTGGACCGGGACCGGTTCTGTCAGCTCTGTAACATGGTCTTCAGCGCCCCCGTGGTGGCCAAGTCGCACTACGAGGGCAAAGTCCACGCCAAGAACCTCAGGAAGCTGGGCATTCACCCCACTGTCCCCGCAACTCCCCAGTCAG GGGACCCAGCCCCCCAGGGCTCTCCTCTGGCTCCCAGCTcccaggaggagggagagaaggaggagaaggaggaagtggaggaggatgaggggcgggcgggggcgggggctccGGCGGAGGGGGTGGACCTGAGCGACCCCGGAAAGCACTGCCGCCTGTGCGCGGCCTCCTTCAACAACCCGCTCATGGCCCGGCAGCACTACAGCGGCCGCAAGCACCAGCGCAACCAGGCCCGCCGCCGCGCCCTGCAGCAGCTGGCCGAGCAGGGCCGGCCCGGCGCCCACCTCG CTTCCCTCACCTTCTGCTGCCCAGTGTGTAATAAGACGTTCTGCTCTGTGGAGATGTACCAGGCCCACATGCAAGGGAACAAGCATCAGCAGAA AGAGATGAAGGTGGCCGACATGATGTGCAAGTCCCAGAGGAAAGTGTACGACTCCTTCCAGGACGAGCTGGCCGACTACATCCAGGTGCAGAAGGCCAGGGGCCTGGAGCCCAGGACCCAGAGAGCGGCGGAGCGAGgggagggcagagaggaggagcaggagggggggaaCGAGGGAGAGGCGGAGGAGCGTGAAGGGCCCCGTGAGGAAGGAGAGGCCTTTGGCGGTTTGGCGGGTCCAGCGCTGGGCGTggcggcccctccccccgcgctCTTTCACCCCCCTTCCTGGTGCCCGCCGTTTCCGCCGCCCGCTCCCCGGCCGCGCTTCGGGCCCCGGGCTCCCGAGGGCCCGCCCTGGGGGCGCGGCTTCCCGCCGATGGCCCCGCCCTTCATGGCGGCCGGCGCGGGGGCGGGCTCGAGGAGCCGAGCGCACAGACGGGGAGCGGGCGGCGACGGCGGGGGAGCCCGGGGGAGGCCACGGAGACGGCGGGGGAGCCGCGAGCgatccagctcctcctcctcctcctcctcctcttcctcatactcctcctcctccagcacaagcagcagcagcagcagcgacggtcacagcaggagagagaggaggaggaagagggtgaggaaggagagggggaagagagccAGGGATCAGGACTCGGAGGAGGacgagaagaggagggagaggagggccAGGCCGCaggggaggaagagcaggaggtcCGGGGAGAAGAGACGGGAGGAGGGACCGCGGGCGAAGAGGAGGcgagaggcggaggaggaggtgggaggagctcaGGCGACggagcggggggaggaggcCCGGGAGGAAgagccggcggcggcgggggagacgaaagaaagagtgaaagcGGAGAAAGGCCCGGGGAGGGAGGGCAAGCACAAGCACcacagagagaagaagagaacgAAGGAAAGGACGGGCGGAACGGACACGcggacggaggaggagaggctgtgGGACGAGTCCATCCTGGGGCTCGCCTGA
- the cd8a gene encoding T-cell surface glycoprotein CD8 alpha chain, with protein MSQMFERIFVILVIFQYTHQQPSADFYEEKATVSLKCEPPSKGNIINWIRIREDKIEFIASFTTTGEAKTNLYANLFGAEKINQNILILKEFQKARDSGIYSCASFNKNALHFGKSTRIQGKQEARPTIKTTAAATAALPRPRDTTCSSVPCTCQTPAVIKVLHPNIKCELMIFAPLVGGCGVLILILIITICYCNRTRTKRCPHHYKRTPRNPTPVRQATPDRYV; from the exons ATGTCGCAAATGTTTGAGCGGATATTTGTCATTCTGGTCATCTTTCAAT ATACACATCAACAGCCAAGCGCTGACTTTTATGAAGAGAAGGCGACGGtgtctttaaaatgtgaacCACCAAGCAAGGGGAATATTATTAACTGGATCCGAATACGGGAGGACAAAATTGAGTTTATAGCATCATTTACTACAACGGGCGAAGCAAAGACAAATCTCTACGCCAATTTGTTCGGCGCTGAAAAGATCAATCAGAACATCTTAATTCTGAAAGAGTTCCAGAAGGCACGAGACAGCGGAATTTACAGTTGTGCTTCATTCAACAAAAATGCGTTGCATTTCGGGAAGTCGACTCGCATCCAGGGAAAGCAAG AAGCCAGACCAACGATCAAGACTACGGCAGCAGCCACCGCCGCATTACCAAGGCCCAGAGACACCACCTGCTCCTCCGTTCCCTGCACGTGCCAGACCCCCGCGGTTATCAAGG TGTTGCACCCCAACATAAAATGTGAGCTGATGATTTTTGCCCCTCTGGTTGGTGGTTGTGGCGtactcatcctcatcctcatcatcaccatctGTTACTGCAACC GAACAAGAACGAAGCGATGCCCCCACCATTATAAAAGAAC GCCGAGGAATCCCACACCAGTGCGCCAAGCCACGCCGGACAGATACGTCTAA
- the cd8b gene encoding T-cell surface glycoprotein CD8 alpha chain: MAGLVHLCALFIWTTVAVQSIGWTTRYPELGKLESLQCSCREGQCQPAFWCRLRSGQFQFLFSHNTVDKSTYGSESDKLLYTGGVQVGSRAIYSLKIVRVTKEDAGLYFCVLMAKGVLYLGSAADLRPGETPPTLAPITTTTKAKAKAKAPPSCSCRDQGKTKPGKPVKGCSLAVFWSLVGTLVTQALVLLGTLLYFSRLPRKCRHRIAKR, translated from the exons ATGGCTGGGCTGGTGCACCTGTGCGCGCTGTTCATATGGACCACAG TGGCTGTCCAGTCGATTGGCTGGACCACCCGCTACCCGGAGCTGGGTAAACTGGAGAGCCTGCAGTGCAGCTGTAGGGAAGGGCAGTGCCAGCCTGCGTTCTGGTGTCGATTACGCAGCGGTCAGTTCCAGTTCCTGTTCTCCCACAACACGGTGGACAAGTCCACGTACGGCTCGGAGTCCGACAAGCTCCTGTACACGGGCGGCGTTCAGGTGGGCAGCAGGGCCATCTACTCCCTGAAGATCGTGAGGGTGACGAAGGAGGACGCGGGGCTGTACTTCTGCGTCTTAATGGCCAAAGGTGTCCTGTACCTGGGATCTGCTGCGGACCTCAGGCCGGGAG AAACGCCTCCTACACTcgcccccatcaccaccaccaccaaggCAAAGGCCAAGGCCAAGGCCCCTCCATCCTGCTCCTGTCGTGACCAAGGCAAAACTAAGCCAGGCAAGCCAG TGAAAGGATGCAGTCTCGCAGTGTTTTGGTCGCTTGTGGGAACACTCGTGACCCAGGCTCTGGTCTTACTGGGCACACTGCTGTACTTTTCGC GTCTTCCCAGGAAGTGTCGCCACCGTATTGCCAA GAGGTAG
- the zmat1 gene encoding zinc finger matrin-type protein 1 isoform X2, protein MEPESASVPLLGEAHFENSQISALESASVPDADTVKNTHNTYKTQSEAAVSSSDVLKSLLGSDFCHICGAVLQFESQRVSHYEGKKHAQKVRLYLQTKRHEEGMNSELTVFQKDGSVDRDRFCQLCNMVFSAPVVAKSHYEGKVHAKNLRKLGIHPTVPATPQSGDPAPQGSPLAPSSQEEGEKEEKEEVEEDEGRAGAGAPAEGVDLSDPGKHCRLCAASFNNPLMARQHYSGRKHQRNQARRRALQQLAEQGRPGAHLASLTFCCPVCNKTFCSVEMYQAHMQGNKHQQKEMKVADMMCKSQRKVYDSFQDELADYIQVQKARGLEPRTQRAAERGEGREEEQEGGNEGEAEEREGPREEGEAFGGLAGPALGVAAPPPALFHPPSWCPPFPPPAPRPRFGPRAPEGPPWGRGFPPMAPPFMAAGAGAGSRSRAHRRGAGGDGGGARGRPRRRRGSRERSSSSSSSSSSSSYSSSSSTSSSSSSDGHSRRERRRKRVRKERGKRARDQDSEEDEKRRERRARPQGRKSRRSGEKRREEGPRAKRRREAEEEVGGAQATERGEEAREEEPAAAGETKERVKAEKGPGREGKHKHHREKKRTKERTGGTDTRTEEERLWDESILGLA, encoded by the exons ctgcagTGAGCTCCAGTGATGTGCTGAAGAGTCTGCTCGGCAGTGACTTCTGTCACATATGCGGCGCTGTGCTGCAGTTTGAGTCGCAGAGAGTCTCGCATTATGAG GGGAAGAAGCATGCCCAAAAGGTGCGACTGTACCTGCAGACGAAGAGACACGAGGAAGGGATGAACAGCGAGCTCACCGTTTTTCAG AAGGACGGGTCGGTGGACCGGGACCGGTTCTGTCAGCTCTGTAACATGGTCTTCAGCGCCCCCGTGGTGGCCAAGTCGCACTACGAGGGCAAAGTCCACGCCAAGAACCTCAGGAAGCTGGGCATTCACCCCACTGTCCCCGCAACTCCCCAGTCAG GGGACCCAGCCCCCCAGGGCTCTCCTCTGGCTCCCAGCTcccaggaggagggagagaaggaggagaaggaggaagtggaggaggatgaggggcgggcgggggcgggggctccGGCGGAGGGGGTGGACCTGAGCGACCCCGGAAAGCACTGCCGCCTGTGCGCGGCCTCCTTCAACAACCCGCTCATGGCCCGGCAGCACTACAGCGGCCGCAAGCACCAGCGCAACCAGGCCCGCCGCCGCGCCCTGCAGCAGCTGGCCGAGCAGGGCCGGCCCGGCGCCCACCTCG CTTCCCTCACCTTCTGCTGCCCAGTGTGTAATAAGACGTTCTGCTCTGTGGAGATGTACCAGGCCCACATGCAAGGGAACAAGCATCAGCAGAA AGAGATGAAGGTGGCCGACATGATGTGCAAGTCCCAGAGGAAAGTGTACGACTCCTTCCAGGACGAGCTGGCCGACTACATCCAGGTGCAGAAGGCCAGGGGCCTGGAGCCCAGGACCCAGAGAGCGGCGGAGCGAGgggagggcagagaggaggagcaggagggggggaaCGAGGGAGAGGCGGAGGAGCGTGAAGGGCCCCGTGAGGAAGGAGAGGCCTTTGGCGGTTTGGCGGGTCCAGCGCTGGGCGTggcggcccctccccccgcgctCTTTCACCCCCCTTCCTGGTGCCCGCCGTTTCCGCCGCCCGCTCCCCGGCCGCGCTTCGGGCCCCGGGCTCCCGAGGGCCCGCCCTGGGGGCGCGGCTTCCCGCCGATGGCCCCGCCCTTCATGGCGGCCGGCGCGGGGGCGGGCTCGAGGAGCCGAGCGCACAGACGGGGAGCGGGCGGCGACGGCGGGGGAGCCCGGGGGAGGCCACGGAGACGGCGGGGGAGCCGCGAGCgatccagctcctcctcctcctcctcctcctcttcctcatactcctcctcctccagcacaagcagcagcagcagcagcgacggtcacagcaggagagagaggaggaggaagagggtgaggaaggagagggggaagagagccAGGGATCAGGACTCGGAGGAGGacgagaagaggagggagaggagggccAGGCCGCaggggaggaagagcaggaggtcCGGGGAGAAGAGACGGGAGGAGGGACCGCGGGCGAAGAGGAGGcgagaggcggaggaggaggtgggaggagctcaGGCGACggagcggggggaggaggcCCGGGAGGAAgagccggcggcggcgggggagacgaaagaaagagtgaaagcGGAGAAAGGCCCGGGGAGGGAGGGCAAGCACAAGCACcacagagagaagaagagaacgAAGGAAAGGACGGGCGGAACGGACACGcggacggaggaggagaggctgtgGGACGAGTCCATCCTGGGGCTCGCCTGA
- the LOC135239891 gene encoding stomatin-like has translation MSESDEKRRPASVSTYPENMDGSFGLCGWLIIIFSVLLIIITLPFSIWACMKTVKEYERSIIFRLGRILRGEARGPGLFFILPCTDSIINVDMRTITFDIPLQEVLTKDSVTVSVEGVVYYRVRNAKLVVANITNADSATRLLAQTTLRNVLGTKSLAELLSDREQIALSMELSLDVASEAWGIKVERVEIKDVKLPHQLQKAMAAEAEAAREARAKVITAYGEMNASRALKEASLVIAESPAALQLRYLQTLNTIAAEKNSTIIFPLPMEMFAGFVRSSPDAKAFP, from the exons ATGTCAGAATCTGACGAAAAGCGCCGACCTG CTTCAGTTTCTACATATCCGGAGAACATGGACGGTAGCTTTGGGCTGTGCGGGTGGCTTATAATCATCTTCTCTGTCCTGCTGATCATCATCACCCTGCCATTCTCCATCTGGGCATGCATGAAG ACCGTCAAAGAGTACGAGCGGTCCATCATCTTCCGGCTTGGGCGGATCCTGCGGGGCGAGGCTCGCGGGCCAG GGCTCTTCTTCATACTGCCCTGCACTGACAGCATCATCAACGTGGACATGCGCACTATAACCTTCGACATCCCTCTACAGGAG GTGCTGACTAAGGACTCGGTGACGGTGAGTGTGGAGGGTGTGGTGTACTACCGGGTGAGGAACGCCAAGCTGGTTGTCGCCAACATCACCAACGCAGACTCCGCCACACGCCTGCTGGCCCAGACCACCCTGCGCAACGTGCTGGGCACCAAGAGCCTGGCAGAGCTGCTGTCCGACCGGGAGCAGATCGCCCTGAGCATGGAG CTGTCGTTGGACGTGGCCTCGGAGGCCTGGGGCATCAAGGTGGAGCGGGTGGAGATAAAGGACGTGAAGCTGCCCCATCAGCTCCAGAAGGCCATGGCGGCCGAGGCAGAGGCCGCGCGCGAGGCTCGAGCCAAG GTGATCACGGCGTACGGCGAGATGAACGCCTCGCGGGCGCTGAAGGAGGCGTCGCTGGTGATCGCCGAGTCGCCGGCCGCGCTGCAGCTGCGCTACCTGCAGACGCTCAACACCATCGCCGCCGAGAAGAACTCCACCATCATCTTCCCGCTGCCCATGGAGATGTTCGCCGGCTTCGTGCGGAGCAGCCCCGACGCAAAGGCCTTCCCGTAG